The Coffea arabica cultivar ET-39 chromosome 6e, Coffea Arabica ET-39 HiFi, whole genome shotgun sequence genome contains the following window.
gtgTCGGAGGTGCTGAGTCGTGGCCTACGGAATCTCCTCGCCTTAGGAAAGCTTCAGGCCTACGCACAGCCATACGGCACTGAGCCGATATCTCACCTGGCTTTTGCGGACGACGTTGTCATCTTCACCAGGGGGAACCGACGGACATTGCGGAACCTGATGGGTTTTCTGCAGGTTTACCAACATGGCTCCGGGCAGAAGGTTAACCCAGACAAGAGCTTCTTTGTGCTGTCGGCTAGATGCTCGTCGGCTAGGAGACGTCTAATACCCAGACTCACGGGCTTTCAGCAGAAACCTCTTCCGTTTACGTATCTAGGTTGTTAACTCTACAAGGGAAGAACCAAGAGGGAGTTCTTCCAAGCTGTGATAGGGAAGATGCATCGCAAATTTGCGGGTTGGAAGACCAAAACGCTCTCCGTCGGTGGGCGATTAATCCTGATCAAACATGTTCTGGCAGCGATGCCTTTACACATTCTTGCGGTTCAGGAACCTTCGAAAGCTGTCCTCCACCAGATCAAACAGATGATGTCCAGGTTCTTTTGGGGAAAGGTAGAGGGGCGAGGGAAACGGCACTGGCGCTCCCGGGATTCGCTTTGCTCTCCAACGCAGCACGATGGACTCGGACTTCATAGGTTTGAAGACGTGATGGAGGCTTTCGGCTGTAAGCTCTGGCGGAAGCTACGCAAGGGCGACACGCTCTGGGCTAGCTACATCCTCTCCAAACACGTAGCAGCTCACGAACACATCACGACAGCGCCGCTGCACCCCTCGAGTTCGAGGGTCTGGCGAAGACTGACAAAGGTCCGCGCCTTCATGGAGGAGAACATGCAACTACTGATCCATGATGGCAGCGCCTCCTTTTGGTTCGAGAACTGGTTAGGAAGGGGGCCTCTGGCACGTGCCAAGCAATCCATCACGCTACCCCATAGCTGGTAGATGGGGAGTGGAGCTTGGATCCCGTTGGGAGCGACCTCACGGTGGAGGATTGGCAGCGCATCCTAGCCTGCCAGATTGTACCCTCGCATGACAAAGACCGCATAATTTGGAAGCCCTCGACATCtagttccttcaaagttttcTCAGCACTGGAGAGGCGTCGTGCAGCTACCAACTCTTTAGTCTCTCGCCAACTAATCTGGGACCGCCGGATACCAGTCAAAATTTCAATCTTCATGTGGCGTTTGCTCAACACTTTGCTTCCCTTTCCTGACGTCCTGCGCCAGTTTGGTCTGCACATGCCGTCGAAGTGTCCGTTCTGCCCCAACGAGGACACCCTGGACCACGGCTTCGTTAGTTGCCAGGTTGCAGATCAGGTGTGGAGCTGGTTTGAGCGGACTCTCGGTCTGCCGGCTAGAGATGCGAACGGGCTTCTGCTGAAGTTACAGGGGTGGTGGATGCACTCCTCAGGCAGTCTCAGGGGTACCCTCTTCCATTTGCTGTCCGCGCTCATCTGCTGTGAGCTGTGGAAGGCTCGGAACAAGGCGGTGTATGAGGACTTGAGGGCTTCCCCTGCTCAAATTCGCCATCGAATAGTGGGTTTGCTGAACGACATTGTAAACGCTCACCCCTTTCCTTCTTCAGCTTCGCAAGAGTCTCCCTTGCGCCTATTGGGATTGAATGTACCGGCAAGTCGCCTATGGAGGACAAAGTGTTTCACCCTTATTTGGTCCTTACCTCCTTACCTTGATGCGAAGCTGAACGTTGATGGCTCCTTCCTGGGGAACCCGGGCTCCTCAGGAGACGGAGGTATTCTAGGGGATCACACTGGCCGCGTCCTAATggccttctctttcttctacGGATTCTGCACCAATATGGAGGCGAAGGCCAAGGCGCTCCTGGAGGGTCTCCGCCAGTGCCTAACTCTGGGGCTGCCGCAGCTAATAGTTCAGATGGACTCCAAGCAATTGCTTTGTATGGTGCAACAAACCTCTGTGACACCTTGGAAGCTCGACACCACCATCAGACGTGTGCGCCAGCTCCTTACCACAGCTCCCGTTACCTTGGAGCTTTGTTACCGTGAGCTCAACTCAGCGGCGGATGCACTGGCGAAGCACGCGGCCATGGGAGGCCAATCCGCCACCTACGACGCGTCCACTCTACCACCAAATGTAAAGGGCATCTCGGCATTAGATGCTCAGTAGTTTCCATATTTTCGTCTCCAGCATGTAAAAGAGTAGTACTCCTCTTCCCATTGGGTTTTgctaattaaataaaaataaacttttagtttaaaaaaatataaatcaaaatttgtagaatataaaatattttaaagatATTGAATCTATTAACTAACCTTTTGTCAAGTAAAAGTATGTCAcacttagttttatcattgatATATGTTTGATAGTCTGAACCAACAGGTACAACTAAACCAATTACATCTGCAAAAGATCAAAAAGTATAAGTAATACCAGTTCAAATATACAACTTAAATAGAAGGAGCAAATTATCCGGTTGGCCATTAAACTTTTGCGATCGTCTAGTTTTGGTCACTCAACTTTTAAAGGTTTGGTTTTGGCCACTAAATTATATAAAGGT
Protein-coding sequences here:
- the LOC140009919 gene encoding uncharacterized protein, which translates into the protein MPSKCPFCPNEDTLDHGFVSCQVADQVWSWFERTLGLPARDANGLLLKLQGWWMHSSGSLRGTLFHLLSALICCELWKARNKAVYEDLRASPAQIRHRIVGLLNDIVNAHPFPSSASQESPLRLLGLNVPASRLWRTKCFTLIWSLPPYLDAKLNVDGSFLGNPGSSGDGGILGDHTGRVLMAFSFFYGFCTNMEAKAKALLEGLRQCLTLGLPQLIVQMDSKQLLCMVQQTSVTPWKLDTTIRRVRQLLTTAPVTLELCYRELNSAADALAKHAAMGGQSATYDASTLPPNVKGISALDAQ